The nucleotide sequence CGGCGGTAGTGTCCTATCGTGATTTATTAGAGATCTTCTTTGTAATTCATGATCCAACTACTTTGAATTATCAAGGCAATGACCGTGGAACCCAATACCGTTCGGTGATCTTTACTCACGGTGATAGTCAAGCTACAACTGCCCGTGAAATAGTCAAAGAGTTAGAGAATGCGAAGATTTACTCCAATCCAATAGTGACTCAAATTGATGCGGCGCCAGTTATTTACCCAGCTGAGGAATATCACCAGAATTATTTTCGTCAGCATCCGGGGCAGGGCTACTGTATGGCAGTCGTTGCTCCTAAGTTGGCAAAATTCAGAGCAAAGTTTCAATCTCTGATTGCGCCAGAGTTTCGGTAGAAAAACTGGGTTAAACGTAATCCAATCTTTTAGGGTGCCAAGCGAGTAATCCGCCATTGAGCGCCATCGAGTTGATAGTGAATACGGTCATGTAAGCGTGAAGGACGGCCTTGCCAGAACTCAATCTCAGTAGGTTGTAGGCGGTATCCTCCCCAGTGCTCTGGGCGTGGCGGCTTGTCTCCAAAGTCTGCTGCAAAACGCTTTTCAGCTTCCTCAAGAAACTCGCGATTGGGAATTTCGGAGCTTTGTGGTGAAGCCCATGCCCCAATTCGAGATGCTGCTGGTCGGGAGTGAAAGTATTCATCGCTCTCGGCAGGACTAACGCGCTCAACGATTCCTTTGATGCGAACCTGACGTTCTAGCTCGTGCCAATGAAACAACAAGGCAGCGTGTGGGCGAGCAGCCAGTTCTTTACCCTTTTGACTTTCGTAATTGGTAAAGAAGGTGAAGCCAGCACTATCCGCACCTTTTAGTAAGACAATACGGGCTGATGGATTGCCCGCAGAATCTGCAGTTGCCAAAGTCATGGAGTTGGGTTCGGGACACTCCGCTTTCACGGCCTGATCAAACCAAACTTGAAATAAGTCCAGTGGATTTGGTGAAACCTCAGTCTCTGAAAGCTGACCGAAAGTGTAGTTTTTGCGAAGTTGAGCAATGGAGTCCATTATTTCAGTATAAAGAGAGTCTATGGCAGAAGACAAGGTAGAAGACAGTTTGGGAGATCGTCGTTTTGGGGGTGTAGCTCGTCTATATGGTCCAGAGCTGCGTGAGCGTTTTCGTCATGCGACAGTGGTAGTGGCAGGATTAGGTGGAGTGGGGTCATGGGCTGCTGAGGCATTAGCTCGTACTGCCATCGGACATCTCGTCTTGATCGATTTTGACCACATTGCCGAAAGCAATACCAATCGTCAACTGCATGCCTTGGAGGGTGAGT is from Polynucleobacter sp. MG-Unter2-18 and encodes:
- the pdxH gene encoding pyridoxamine 5'-phosphate oxidase, giving the protein MDSIAQLRKNYTFGQLSETEVSPNPLDLFQVWFDQAVKAECPEPNSMTLATADSAGNPSARIVLLKGADSAGFTFFTNYESQKGKELAARPHAALLFHWHELERQVRIKGIVERVSPAESDEYFHSRPAASRIGAWASPQSSEIPNREFLEEAEKRFAADFGDKPPRPEHWGGYRLQPTEIEFWQGRPSRLHDRIHYQLDGAQWRITRLAP
- the msrA gene encoding peptide-methionine (S)-S-oxide reductase MsrA produces the protein MNETILKNHPTLERATLGGGCFWCLEAVYQQISGVSAVVSGYAGGAMPNPDYDSICTGQTGHAEIVDIYFDPAVVSYRDLLEIFFVIHDPTTLNYQGNDRGTQYRSVIFTHGDSQATTAREIVKELENAKIYSNPIVTQIDAAPVIYPAEEYHQNYFRQHPGQGYCMAVVAPKLAKFRAKFQSLIAPEFR